Within the Verrucomicrobiia bacterium genome, the region GGACGCTGCGGAAGCGTTCGCCCCAGAGGTAGCCGGTGCGGTCATGACGGCGGTTGTACCAGCGGGAGAAGCGCTGCTTGAACTCCTGAAGGAAGACGGAGAGATCGGCGATGCGGGAGAGGACGGCCTGGCGGATGTCGTCGGGGATGGGTTGGCCCTTGTTGACTGCGGCGCGGGCGAGGGTGGGGAGAGTGGCCTTGGGGCCGTAGAAGTCCTCGAGTTTGGCGAGGATGACATCGTCCGGGATGGAGTCGGGGAGGGGTTTGGGAGGGACGCGGATGAGGAGATGGAAGTGGTTGGACATCATGCAGAAGGTGATGACGTCGATGTCACAGAACCGGGCGAGGTGGTGGAGGATGTTGATGAGTTTGTGCCTGGCGGAATCGTCGAGGAGGTGGAGGCGGCCGGCGACACGGGACATGCAGTGGTAGGTCGCGGAGAGCGTGGGGTCGGCCTTGATGCGCGGGAGTCTCATGGGGTGGGGGGCTGAGAGGAGTTGAGGAGGTGAGAAAGTCGGTGCGGGTGAATGAGATGTTTGGGCAGGGTAAATCGGGCGGCGTGCGAGTCAAATCTAAAGAGACTGACAATTTGAATTTGAATTTGTGTGTCCGAGCGGGGAGACGGTAGCGTGACGGGGTGTCCATGATGCTTGCAGTCAGAGGCAAATGGTGTTCCGACGGGCAGGGGGGGGCGGCGTCGAGTTGCGTTGGGTTGCTACCTTGGATCGGGATGGTGGCGGTGGCGGTGGTGGGAGGGTTCGGATCCGCCGTGGGAGCGGCCGCCGCATCCGGGGAAGCGCGGTTGCTGGAGGTGCGGCGGATTTGGGATGTGGCGCCGCACAATGCGTTTACGGACCTGATCCGCTGGGGCGATCGATGGTGGTGTGCCTTCCGGGAGGGGACTGGGCACGTCTCGCCGGACGGGGTGTTGCGGGTGTTGACTTCGGAGGACGGGCGGCTCTGGGGGTCGGCGGCGCGGGTGACGCTGGACGGTGCGGATCTGCGGGATGCGAAACTGAGCGTGACTCCGGATGGACAGTTGATGTTGAGCGGGGCGGCGGCATGGCGGGGGGACGGTCCGACGCGACATCGGAGTTTTTCGTGGTTTTCATGGGATGGCCGGAAGTGGGGCGAGGGTGTGCCGGTGGGGGACGAGGATGTCTGGCTCTGGAAGGTGACGTGGCACCGGGGGGTGGCTTGGGGGCTGGGCTATGGGACGGGGGACGAGCGGTTTGTGCGGTTGTATCGGAGCGAGGACGGGCGGGAATTCGGGACCTGGGTGGACCGGCTGCTGACGGAGGGGTATCCGAACGAGCATGCACTGGTCTTCGATCCGGACGATTCGGTGGTGTGTCTGTTGCGTCGGGACGGGCAACCGGAGCGGGCGTTGATCGGGCGTTCCCGACCGCCGTACCTGGAATGGAGCTGGCGTGAGGCGGATCGGGCGATCGGGGGTCCAGCAATGATCCGATTACCGGACGGGCGAATGGTGGCGGGGGTGCGGTTGTATGACGGCGGGGCGCGGACCTCGCTGGCGTGGGTGGACGTTGAGCAGGGGGGATTGCGGGAGTTCCTGCGTCTGCCAAGCGGGGGCGACACAAGCTATCCGGGATTGGTCTGGCACGAGGGGCGGTTGTGGGTGAGCTATTACGCTTCCCATGAGGGAAAGTCGGCGATCTACCTCGCCGAGGTGGACGTGGGACGGTAGGAGCCTGTGTGAAAACTGGAAGGGGTCCTTCCAGTTTTCAGACAGGCTCTAAGGCGGGGGCCCGGGGGACAGGGACGGCTTGCCTGGGGCGGGGCTGAACTTAAGGTGCGCGGCCATGTCGTTGAAGCGTGCGTGGGCGGTATGCGGGGTGGCGTTGGGGATGGGGTGGCTGGCTGCATCTGGGGCGGAGGTGGGAACGCGGGATGCGGCGGAGGCGGGGCGGGTGATGGCGGCGTCGGAGGAGGGCCGGGAGGCGATGCGGCGGTTTCGGATTCCGGCGGGCTGGCGGGTGGACCTGGTGGCGGCCGAGCCTCACCTGGCCAACCCGGTGGCGTTCGCCTTCGATGAGGATGAGCGGATTTACGTGGCCGAGACATTCCGGCACGGAGGCGGGGTGCTGGACATCCGGGGACGGTCGGGCTGGCCGAGCGCGGGGTATCGGGCGCGGCTGGGAGGGGAGGCGCGACTGGACCGGGAAGCGCGGCAGCGACTGTCCGAGGAGTTGCTGGACGCGGATCTGGCGTTGCGGACGGTGGAGGACCGGGAGCGGATGCTGCGAGGGTACTTCCTGGAGAATGTGCCGTCGCTGGAGCGGTATTCCGACCGGGTGAAGCGGATCACGCGGGGTCCGGACGGTCGGGCCACGGGCTCGACGGTGTTTGCGGACGGGTTTCGGACCCTGGTGGACGGGATCGGCTCCGGGGTGCTGGCGCGGGGCGGGGAGGTCTGGTACGCGAACATTCCCCACCTTTGGAGATTACGGGACACGGACGGTGATGGGGTGGCTGACGAGCGAACGAGTCTGCACCACGGCTACGGGGTGCGGGTGGGGTTTCTCGGGCACGATCTGCATGGGTTGTGCTTCGGGCCGGACGGCCGGTTGTATTTCAGCATCGGGGACCGTGGGGCGAGCGTGATGACGCGGGAAGGGGTGCGGCTCGACGTGCCGGACACCGGGGCGGTGTTTCGTTGCGACCCGGACGGGGCGAATCTCGAGGTCTTCGCGACGGGGCTGCGCAATCCGCAGGAGCTGGCGTTCGATGCGTGGGGGAACCTGTGGACGGGGGACAACAATTCGGATGGGGGGGACCAGGCGCGGTGGTTGTACGTGGTGGAGGGCGGGGATTACGGGTGGCACATCGGCTGGCAGTTCATCGAGTCGCCGAACGCGCGCGGTCCATGGAACTCGGAGGGGATGTGGCGTCCGGGCGACGCGGAGCGGGTGGGTTACCTGATCCCGCCGCTGGCGAACATCGGGGCGGGGCCGTCGGGGCTGACGTACGGGGCGGGGACCGGGCTGCCGGAGGGATGGGCCGGGCGCTTTTTCATGGTGGATTTCCGGGGGGGGCCGAGCGGGATCTGGAGCATCGGGGTGCGGCCGAAGGGAGCTGGGTACGCACTGACCGACGCCGAGCAGATCATCTGGAATGCATTGCCGACGGATGTCGAACTGGGTCCGGACGGTGGTTTGTACTGGTCGGACTGGGTGGAGGGTTGGGGCACGACGGGGAAGGGGCGGATTTACCGGGCTTATGACCCGGAGGTGGTGGGACGACCGGAGGTGTTGGACACGCGGCGCTGGTTGGGGGCGGAACTGCGGGGGCGGGGTTCGGTGGAGTTGCTCGGGCTGCTGGGGCATGCGGATCTTCGGGTGCGGCAGCGGGCGCAATTCGCGTTGGCGGACCGTGGCGAGGTGGGGGCGTTGCGGGCGGCTGCGGAGCGGGCGGGTGGGGGGTGGGCGAGGTTGCATGGGATATGGGGTCTGGGCCAGGTGGGGCGGAGGCAGCCCGGGGTGCTGGCGGTGTTGATGCCGCTGTTGGGCGACGGGGAAGCGGAGGTGCGGGCGCAGGCGGCGAAGATGCTGGGGGAGGCGCGGCATCGGGCGGCAGGGGCGGCGTTGGAGTCACTTCTGGGGGATCCGGAGGCGCGGCCCCGGTTTTTCGCGGCCCTGGCGCTGGGGCGGATGGGGCGGGTGGAGGCGGGACCGGGGGTGTTGACGATGCTGAGGGCCAATGGGGATGCGGACGCGTATCTGCGACATGCGGGGGCGACGGCGTTGGCGGGGATCCTTGGGGAGGACGAGTTGGCGGCGCTGGCACAGGACGCCTCGGTGGCGGTGCGGCGGGCGGCGGTGGTGGCGTTGCGGCGTCTGGCGAGTCCGGGTTTGGCGGCGTTTGTGGCCGACGGTGAGGCGTCGGTGGTGCTGGAGGCGGCGCGGGCGATCCATGATCTGCCGGTGGAAGGGGCGTTGCCGGCGCTGGCCGGATTGCTGGGGAAGGAGGTGATGGAGGAGGCGCTGGAAAGGCGGGTGCTGGGGGCGGCCCTGCGGGTGGGCGGGTGGGAGCAGGCCCGGGCCCTGGCGGGGCATGCGGCCCGGGGAACGGCGGTCGAGCGGACGCGGGTGGAGGCGCTGCGGCATCTCGGGGCGTTTGATGCGCCGTCCGGGCGGGATCCGGTGACCGGGTTGTGGCGGCCGGCGGCCTGGCGGGACGCGGATGCGGCGCGGGAGATGGCGCGGAGGGCCTTGGAGGAACGGTTTGAGGCGTTGTTGACGGCGGGGCCGGAGGGGGTGCAGTCGGAGGCCATTGGGGCGTCCGGGCGGTTGGGACTGCGGGGGTGGGAGGGGCGCCTGGCGCGGTTGGCGGGGGATGTCGGGGTCGGGGTGGGAGCGCGGCTGGCGGCGTTACGGGTGCTGGGGGAATGGCGGGACGAGTCGCTGACGGGTCTGATGCCGTTGCTGCTGGAGGATGGGAACGAGGCGGTGCGGGCGGAGGCGTTGCGGTGGCAGGCGCGGTTGGGGCTGGGGGATCCGCTGGTGCCGATCCGCGAGATACTGGTGCGGGGGACGTTGCGGGAACGGCAGGCGGCGTTTGGGAGTCTGGCCGGGGTAAGGGGTGCGGCGGCGGAGTCCTTGCTGGTGGAGTGGTTGAACCGCGGGGCGGCGGGTGAACTGGAGCGGGAGCTGATCCTGGATGCGATCGAGGCGGGGCGGAGCCGGGACGGCGCGGCGGTGAGGGAGGCGTTGAGCCGGTGGGAGGCGCGGCTGGAGGGATGGGCGCCGTTGGTTCTGCATGGCGGCGACGCGGGGGCGGGACGGCGGGTGTTTTACGAGAAGGCGGAGGTGCAGTGCGTGCGATGTCATCGGGCTGGGGGGGATGGCGGGGTGGTGGGGCCGGATCTGATGGGCCTGGGGGCGAGCAAGACGCGGGAGTACCTGTTGCAATCGATAACCGATCCGAACGCCGTGGTGGCGGAGGGGTACGAGAACGTGATGGTGGAGACGCGCGACGGCCGGGAATTCGCGGGGACCGTTCAGGGCGAGACGGACCAGACCTTGATCCTGAACACGCTGGAGGAGGGCAGGGTGACCTTGCAGAAGGCGGAGATTACCGGGCGCTGGAAGGGGTTGTCAGGGATGCCGGAGGGGCTGACGGAGATGCTGACGTTGCGGGAGATGCGGGATCTGATCGAGTTCATGGCCGGGCTGACCGGGGAGGCGGGGGCGAAGGAGTGACGCAAAGGATCGGGAGGGCATGGAGGGCTTGAAGACGCGGGGCCGGGGCGATGGGGCGGCGGTGGGAGCGACCGGGCGAATGCGTGGGTGGCGCGGGTCGCGCCGCTGGCGTTGGGGCATCCGGCTGGCGGCGGTGGGAGGTTCGGCGCTGGTGCTGGGATGGGTGTTGGGGCGGTTGGAGATGGGTCAACTGCGGGAGACGTTCCAGGGATTGCGGCCGGGATGGTACGCGGCGGCGGCGGGGGTCTTCGGTTTGGGGATGCTGGGGGCGGCGATCCGCTGGCACTTGATGTTGCGGTTGAATCATGAGGCGGTGGTGCATGGGGCCGCCTCGGTGCGGATGGTGTTCATCAGCCAGTTCTTCAACACCGTGCTGGGGGGACCATCGAGCGGGGACATTCCGAAGACGGCGTTGTACGCACGCTGGTTCGGGGTGCCGGCGGCGGATGTGTGGGCGGCGTCGGTGCTCGATCGGTTGGTGGCCACGGCGGGGGGGGTGATCTTCGCGGGGTTGGCGGTGATGTTGGGTCTGGCGGTGGGGGCGTTCGATTTCGTGGGGGACTGGGAATGGCGGATGCCTGCGAGGTGGGTGTGGGGCGGGGGACTCGGGGCGATGGCGGTGGCCGTGGGATTGGCGGTGTGGCTGCGGGTTCGGCCCGAGTCCTTCTTGGGACGGGCGTTCCGGGCTCTGGGGGAGTCGGGACGGAGACTGTTGGGATCGGGGCGGCGGTCGGGTCATGCGCTGCTGTGCGCGGTGCTGACGGTGGTGATGTTCAACCTGACGCAGGCCTTGTGTCTGCAGGCGGTGTCGCCGGAGCCGGTTCCGTGGATGCGCCTCTTCTGGATGTTTCATGTGGTGACCATGGTGGCCTCCCTGCCGGTGACGGTGGCGGGGACGGGGTTGCGGGAGGGGGCGTCGATGGTGTTGCTGGGCCAGTACGGGGTGGCGCCGGCGACGGCGGTGGCCGGGGCGATGCTGACCTTGACGATCCATCTGGGCTGGGCGGGGGTGGGGGCGGTGCTGTGGTGGAGGGAGCAGCGGTTGCGTCGGCGGGTGACGCGGGGGGCGCCGGTGCGTCGGATCAGCGCGGTGATACCGACGTGGAACGAGGCGGCGAACCTGGAGGCGACGGTGGCGCATTTGCGGGCGATTCCGGAGATCTGCGAAGTGCTGGTGTCGGACGGGGGAAGCACGGATGGCACATGCGAACTGGCGTTGCGGCTGGGGTGCCGGGTGTTGAAGGGGGCGAAGGGGCGGGGACAGCAAATGCGGTTGGGGGCGGCGGCGGCGACGGGGGACGCGGTGGTGCTGGTGCATGCGGACACGTGGCTGGGGCCGGGGGCGGGGCGGGCGATGGTGCGGTGCCTGCGGGATCCGCTGGTGGTGGGTGGGGGATTTTGGAAGCGGTTCCGGGATGCGCCCTGGTTGATGCGGGGATCGAGGGTTCGCTGCGGGCTGCGCTTGTGGTGGGGGGGGCGGATACTGGGGGATCAGGGGATGTTTGTGCGGCGCTCTGTACTGGAGGCGGTGGGAGGGGTGCCGGAGCAGCCGCTGATGGAGGAGATCGAGTTATGCCGGCGCCTTCGGCGGGTGGGACGGCTTGCGTTGGCGGGGGCAGGGGTGAGCACATCGGCGCGGCGGTTCACCGGGAGGGGGGTGTTGCGGACGTACTGGCTGATGGGGCGGGTGTCGTGGGATTATCGGCGCGGGGTGCCGCCCGAGGAACTGGCCCGGCGGTACGAGGGGGGGGGGTGTGACGCGGGATTGGAGCGGCGGAAACCGGGATGAGCCTGACCGAATATGTGCTGCTGGCGTTCAGTTCGCTGTTCGTGATCATCGATCCGATCGCGACGGTGCCGGTGTTTCTGGCGATGACGCCGGAGGACACGGTGGCGAAGCGGGTGCGGACGGCGCGTTTGGCGTGTGGGATTGCGGCCGGGGTATTGCTGGTCTTCGCGTTTCTGGGGAGGCGGGTGTTTCAGTTGCTGGGGATCACGATGCCGGCATTTCAGATGGCGGCGAGCATCGTACTGCTGCTGGTGGCCTTGGACATGCTTCGTGCGCAGCGGTCGAGGGTGAAGGAGACGCGGGAGGAGACGAAGGAGGGACTGGACAAGGAGGATATTGCGATTTCGCCGCTGGCGGTGCCGTTGCTGGCGGGGCCGGGGGCGATCTCGACGGCGGTGCTGCTGCACAACAAGGCGGACACCGCGGCGAAGCTGCTGGCGTTGCCCGTGGTGATCGTGGCGGTGTGTGCGGTGTCCCTGGTCATTTTCGAACTGGGCGCCCGGGGTGCGAGGTGGCTGGGGCCGATCGGGCTGCGTTTGGTGGAGCGGTTGATGGGGCTGCTGCTGGCGGCGATCGCCTGCCAGTTCCTGCTAAATGCATTCCGGGACCTGGGAGTGGTGGCGTTCTGAGCCGCAGCCATGCAGCCAGGTCGGGCGCGGTGGCTTGAGCTTTCCGGGCAAGCGCTTCGTTGTCTGCTCGTTGCGTATCTCCGTTCCGGGACGCGCCTCGCTCGCCACTCGTCCTGCCTGAAACTCTGCGGCGCCATCGCGTACCTCCCTACGGCATGGATACGGCTGAGGGTTGGGCATTGCGGGGCCGGGGCGGGCGTTCATGGTCGGGGGGTGATGCGCGCGCTTCCGGTTTTGTTGATGATGGGCTGGCTGGGTGGGG harbors:
- a CDS encoding transposase, which produces MRLPRIKADPTLSATYHCMSRVAGRLHLLDDSARHKLINILHHLARFCDIDVITFCMMSNHFHLLIRVPPKPLPDSIPDDVILAKLEDFYGPKATLPTLARAAVNKGQPIPDDIRQAVLSRIADLSVFLQEFKQRFSRWYNRRHDRTGYLWGERFRSV
- a CDS encoding exo-alpha-sialidase; translated protein: MGAAAASGEARLLEVRRIWDVAPHNAFTDLIRWGDRWWCAFREGTGHVSPDGVLRVLTSEDGRLWGSAARVTLDGADLRDAKLSVTPDGQLMLSGAAAWRGDGPTRHRSFSWFSWDGRKWGEGVPVGDEDVWLWKVTWHRGVAWGLGYGTGDERFVRLYRSEDGREFGTWVDRLLTEGYPNEHALVFDPDDSVVCLLRRDGQPERALIGRSRPPYLEWSWREADRAIGGPAMIRLPDGRMVAGVRLYDGGARTSLAWVDVEQGGLREFLRLPSGGDTSYPGLVWHEGRLWVSYYASHEGKSAIYLAEVDVGR
- a CDS encoding HEAT repeat domain-containing protein; this translates as MSLKRAWAVCGVALGMGWLAASGAEVGTRDAAEAGRVMAASEEGREAMRRFRIPAGWRVDLVAAEPHLANPVAFAFDEDERIYVAETFRHGGGVLDIRGRSGWPSAGYRARLGGEARLDREARQRLSEELLDADLALRTVEDRERMLRGYFLENVPSLERYSDRVKRITRGPDGRATGSTVFADGFRTLVDGIGSGVLARGGEVWYANIPHLWRLRDTDGDGVADERTSLHHGYGVRVGFLGHDLHGLCFGPDGRLYFSIGDRGASVMTREGVRLDVPDTGAVFRCDPDGANLEVFATGLRNPQELAFDAWGNLWTGDNNSDGGDQARWLYVVEGGDYGWHIGWQFIESPNARGPWNSEGMWRPGDAERVGYLIPPLANIGAGPSGLTYGAGTGLPEGWAGRFFMVDFRGGPSGIWSIGVRPKGAGYALTDAEQIIWNALPTDVELGPDGGLYWSDWVEGWGTTGKGRIYRAYDPEVVGRPEVLDTRRWLGAELRGRGSVELLGLLGHADLRVRQRAQFALADRGEVGALRAAAERAGGGWARLHGIWGLGQVGRRQPGVLAVLMPLLGDGEAEVRAQAAKMLGEARHRAAGAALESLLGDPEARPRFFAALALGRMGRVEAGPGVLTMLRANGDADAYLRHAGATALAGILGEDELAALAQDASVAVRRAAVVALRRLASPGLAAFVADGEASVVLEAARAIHDLPVEGALPALAGLLGKEVMEEALERRVLGAALRVGGWEQARALAGHAARGTAVERTRVEALRHLGAFDAPSGRDPVTGLWRPAAWRDADAAREMARRALEERFEALLTAGPEGVQSEAIGASGRLGLRGWEGRLARLAGDVGVGVGARLAALRVLGEWRDESLTGLMPLLLEDGNEAVRAEALRWQARLGLGDPLVPIREILVRGTLRERQAAFGSLAGVRGAAAESLLVEWLNRGAAGELERELILDAIEAGRSRDGAAVREALSRWEARLEGWAPLVLHGGDAGAGRRVFYEKAEVQCVRCHRAGGDGGVVGPDLMGLGASKTREYLLQSITDPNAVVAEGYENVMVETRDGREFAGTVQGETDQTLILNTLEEGRVTLQKAEITGRWKGLSGMPEGLTEMLTLREMRDLIEFMAGLTGEAGAKE
- a CDS encoding TIGR04283 family arsenosugar biosynthesis glycosyltransferase gives rise to the protein MEGLKTRGRGDGAAVGATGRMRGWRGSRRWRWGIRLAAVGGSALVLGWVLGRLEMGQLRETFQGLRPGWYAAAAGVFGLGMLGAAIRWHLMLRLNHEAVVHGAASVRMVFISQFFNTVLGGPSSGDIPKTALYARWFGVPAADVWAASVLDRLVATAGGVIFAGLAVMLGLAVGAFDFVGDWEWRMPARWVWGGGLGAMAVAVGLAVWLRVRPESFLGRAFRALGESGRRLLGSGRRSGHALLCAVLTVVMFNLTQALCLQAVSPEPVPWMRLFWMFHVVTMVASLPVTVAGTGLREGASMVLLGQYGVAPATAVAGAMLTLTIHLGWAGVGAVLWWREQRLRRRVTRGAPVRRISAVIPTWNEAANLEATVAHLRAIPEICEVLVSDGGSTDGTCELALRLGCRVLKGAKGRGQQMRLGAAAATGDAVVLVHADTWLGPGAGRAMVRCLRDPLVVGGGFWKRFRDAPWLMRGSRVRCGLRLWWGGRILGDQGMFVRRSVLEAVGGVPEQPLMEEIELCRRLRRVGRLALAGAGVSTSARRFTGRGVLRTYWLMGRVSWDYRRGVPPEELARRYEGGGCDAGLERRKPG
- a CDS encoding MarC family protein, which codes for MSLTEYVLLAFSSLFVIIDPIATVPVFLAMTPEDTVAKRVRTARLACGIAAGVLLVFAFLGRRVFQLLGITMPAFQMAASIVLLLVALDMLRAQRSRVKETREETKEGLDKEDIAISPLAVPLLAGPGAISTAVLLHNKADTAAKLLALPVVIVAVCAVSLVIFELGARGARWLGPIGLRLVERLMGLLLAAIACQFLLNAFRDLGVVAF